Proteins found in one Oryza glaberrima chromosome 4, OglaRS2, whole genome shotgun sequence genomic segment:
- the LOC127772177 gene encoding ABC transporter I family member 1: MAPLKPPPPRLLLNGVSCMRNAQTVLRDINVSVHDGTALVLTGANGSGKSTFLRMLAGFSRPSAGEVLWNGHDITSPGVFQQYKLQLNWMSLKDAVKEKLTVLENVQWFELLEGKHGKSAPAIELMGLGRLMNEKARMLSMGQRKRLQLARLLAIDRPIWLLDEPSVALDAEGVKLLEYIIAEHRKKGGIVFVATHLPIEIEDAMSLRLPQRFPRRKTLVDLVR, translated from the coding sequence ATGGCGCCGCTgaagcccccgccgccgcggctcctcCTCAACGGCGTCTCCTGCATGCGGAACGCGCAGACGGTGCTCCGCGACATCAACGTCAGCGTCCACGACGGGACGGCGCTGGTGCTCACCGGCGCCAACGGCTCCGGCAAGAGCACCTTCCTGCGGATGCTCGCCGGCTTCTCGCGCCCCTCGGCGGGGGAGGTCCTCTGGAACGGCCACGACATCACCTCCCCGGGCGTGTTCCAGCAGTACAAGCTTCAGCTCAACTGGATGTCGCTCAAGGACGCCGTCAAGGAGAAGCTCACCGTGCTCGAGAACGTGCAGTGGTTCGAGCTCCTCGAGGGGAAGCACGGCAAGTCGGCCCCGGCCATCGAGCTCATGGGGCTCGGCAGGCTCATGAACGAGAAGGCGAGGATGCTCTCCATGGGCCAGAGGAAGAGGCTCCAGCTCGCCAGGCTGCTCGCCATCGATCGCCCGATCTGGCTCCTGGACGAGCCGTCCGTCGCGCTGGATGCCGAGGGTGTCAAGCTGCTGGAGTACATCATAGCGGAGCACCGCAAGAAGGGTGGGATCGTGTTCGTCGCCACGCATTTGCCCATCGAGATTGAGGATGCCATGTCGCTCCGGCTCCCGCAACGGTTCCCTCGGAGGAAAACTTTGGTTGATCTTGTGCGTTGA
- the LOC127771946 gene encoding uncharacterized protein LOC127771946 yields MENNTSHYSSCISPAAETSSMSAGESSWAMHIANFLASPYNSQEMCQEPVISGSSSFSSGFSSSFATSYDDASFITSEMMCDDDDDDDSLQDTACSSAAAPKLTSNLNNVDMKSMATMEAKDINITQLAKYFVDASSRQPAAEVLQETVSVDNNNDKSLYECNELRKKGLCLVPLSMLINYLG; encoded by the exons ATGGAGAACAACACATCTCATTACTCTTCTTGCATTAGCCCAGCAGCTGAGACGTCGTCCATGTCAGCTGGAGAGAGCAGCTGGGCGATGCACATTGCGAACTTCTTGGCATCACCGTACAACAGCCAGGAGATGTGCCAGGAACCAGTGATCTCTGGCAGCAGCAGCTTCTCCTCTGGCTTCTCTTCTTCGTTTGCTACTTCCTATGACGACGCATCGTTCATCACGTCGGAGATGATGtgtgacgacgacgatgacgatgattcCTTGCAGGACACTGCCTGTTCTTCTGCAGCTGCCCCTAAG TTAACTAGCAACTTGAACAATGTTGATATGAAGTCAATGGCAACAATGGAGGCTAAAGATATCAACATCACACAGCTG GCCAAGTATTTTGTCGATGCCAGTTCACGACAGCCGGCGGCTGAAGTGCTTCAAGAAACAGTCAGTGTTGATAACAACAACGACAAGTCCTTGTATGAATGTAATGAGCTGAGGAAGAAAGGGCTCTGCTTGGTCCCTCTCTCCATGTTGATAAATTACCTCGGATGA